The following are encoded together in the Serratia odorifera genome:
- the galS gene encoding HTH-type transcriptional regulator GalS, giving the protein MRPAHLITIRDVAERAGVSVATVSRVLNNSAVASPQTRERVLQAAAALGYRPNANAQALATQNSETIGVVVMDVSDPFFGALVKAVDTVAQQHHKYLLIGNSYHQAEKERHAIEVLLRQRCNALIVHAKALDDDELAAFMDQVPGMVLVNRIVAGYEHRCVGLANVCGAEMALRLLLSQGHRRIGYLGSNHGIEDGPLRQQGYLQAMTAAGVQVGESWCAFNSPDLQGGEAGMVELLGRNLRLSAVFAYNDAMAAGAMAVLKENGITVPQQFSLIGFDDIPIARYTSPKLTTVRYPIVSMATLAAELALKGAAGQLEPQASHLFMPTLVRRHSVAPWQSEAVVTL; this is encoded by the coding sequence ATGCGTCCAGCCCATCTCATCACTATTCGTGACGTTGCCGAACGTGCCGGCGTTTCGGTGGCGACCGTTTCTCGCGTATTAAACAACAGCGCGGTGGCCAGCCCACAGACGCGCGAGCGAGTGTTGCAGGCGGCAGCGGCGCTGGGTTATCGACCGAATGCCAATGCCCAGGCGTTGGCGACGCAGAACAGCGAAACCATTGGCGTGGTGGTGATGGACGTGTCGGATCCGTTCTTCGGCGCGCTGGTGAAAGCGGTTGATACCGTTGCGCAGCAGCATCACAAATATTTGCTGATCGGCAACAGTTATCATCAGGCGGAAAAAGAGCGACATGCCATTGAAGTGTTGCTGCGCCAGCGCTGCAATGCGCTGATAGTGCATGCAAAAGCGCTGGATGACGACGAACTGGCGGCGTTTATGGACCAGGTGCCCGGCATGGTGCTGGTTAACCGTATCGTGGCCGGTTACGAGCACCGCTGCGTGGGGCTGGCCAACGTCTGCGGCGCGGAAATGGCGCTGCGGTTGCTGTTATCGCAAGGGCACCGGCGTATCGGCTACCTGGGCTCCAACCATGGCATCGAGGACGGCCCGCTGCGCCAGCAAGGGTATCTGCAGGCCATGACAGCAGCCGGGGTGCAGGTGGGGGAAAGTTGGTGCGCCTTTAATTCGCCGGACTTGCAGGGTGGCGAAGCGGGGATGGTCGAGCTGCTGGGGCGCAATCTGCGTTTAAGCGCGGTGTTCGCCTACAATGACGCCATGGCCGCAGGCGCCATGGCGGTGCTAAAAGAAAACGGTATCACGGTACCGCAGCAATTTTCGCTGATCGGCTTTGATGATATTCCGATTGCGCGTTACACCAGTCCCAAACTCACTACCGTACGCTATCCCATTGTATCCATGGCCACTCTGGCGGCCGAGCTGGCGCTCAAGGGGGCCGCCGGGCAGCTGGAACCCCAGGCCAGCCATCTGTTCATGCCGACGCTGGTACGACGCCATTCGGTGGCGCCGTGGCAAAGTGAGGCGGTGGTCACTCTCTGA
- the yeiB gene encoding DUF418 domain-containing protein YeiB codes for MNNQSTAPLPRIATLDCVRGIAILGILLLNISAFGLPKAAYLNPAYAGLPALHDAWTWALLDLLAQAKFLAMFALLFGAGLQLLLHRGKGWMRARLSWLVLFGLGHAIFLWDGDILLAYGLIGLVCWRMIREAKDTFTLLKTGVVLYLIGVAVLLLLGIISRGEPGSFWQPGPAVLQYEQFWKLQGGMEAWRNRVDLLSSSLLAIGAQYGWELAGMMLFGAGLMRSGWLRGHFSPGYYRRQAAWLIPLALAIQLPAVVLQWHLQWDYRWSGFLLQVPRELGAPLQAMGYLALCYGFWPQLARLPLGRWLTQVGRMALSNYLLQTLVCTTLFYRFGWYQQFDRLQLLALVPLVWVINLLFSTLWLRYFSQGPMEWLWRKLTALGAGNSDRRRQSEM; via the coding sequence ATGAATAACCAATCGACAGCCCCCTTGCCGCGTATCGCAACCCTGGATTGCGTACGCGGTATCGCCATTCTCGGCATTCTGTTGCTGAATATCAGCGCCTTTGGCTTGCCAAAAGCAGCCTATCTCAACCCGGCCTATGCCGGGCTGCCGGCACTCCATGACGCCTGGACCTGGGCGTTGCTGGATCTGCTGGCACAGGCCAAGTTTCTGGCGATGTTTGCGCTGCTGTTTGGTGCCGGTTTGCAGCTGTTGCTGCACCGCGGCAAGGGCTGGATGCGTGCACGTTTGAGCTGGTTGGTGCTGTTTGGCCTGGGGCACGCCATTTTCCTGTGGGACGGTGATATCTTGCTGGCTTATGGTCTGATCGGGCTGGTGTGCTGGCGCATGATCCGTGAGGCGAAAGATACGTTTACGCTGCTGAAAACCGGCGTAGTGCTGTATCTGATCGGCGTCGCGGTGCTGTTGCTGCTGGGGATTATCAGCCGCGGAGAGCCCGGCAGCTTTTGGCAGCCTGGCCCGGCGGTTCTGCAATATGAGCAGTTCTGGAAGTTGCAGGGCGGGATGGAGGCCTGGCGTAATCGTGTCGATCTACTCTCTTCCAGCCTGTTGGCGATTGGCGCGCAGTACGGTTGGGAATTGGCTGGCATGATGCTGTTCGGTGCGGGCCTGATGCGCAGCGGTTGGCTGCGTGGTCATTTCTCGCCGGGGTATTATCGCCGGCAGGCCGCCTGGCTGATACCGCTGGCGCTGGCGATCCAACTGCCCGCAGTGGTGCTGCAATGGCATTTGCAGTGGGATTACCGCTGGAGCGGCTTCCTGCTGCAAGTGCCACGCGAACTGGGCGCGCCGTTGCAGGCGATGGGCTATCTGGCATTGTGCTACGGTTTCTGGCCGCAGCTGGCGCGGCTGCCGCTTGGCCGTTGGCTGACGCAGGTAGGGCGCATGGCACTGAGCAACTACCTGCTGCAAACGCTGGTGTGCACCACGCTGTTCTACCGCTTCGGCTGGTATCAGCAGTTTGATCGCCTGCAGCTGCTGGCACTGGTACCGCTGGTATGGGTAATCAATCTGCTGTTTTCTACCCTGTGGCTACGTTATTTTAGCCAGGGACCGATGGAATGGTTATGGCGTAAATTGACAGCGCTTGGTGCAGGTAACAGCGATCGCCGGCGGCAAAGCGAGATGTAA
- the folE gene encoding GTP cyclohydrolase I FolE: MTTLSKEAALVHAALESRGLETPLRGEMLDRETRKRRIQEHMTEIMQLLNLDLTDDSLAETPHRIAKMYVDEIFSGLDYANFPKITVIENKMKVDEMVTVRDITLTSTCEHHFVTIDGKATVAYIPKDAVIGLSKINRIVQFFAQRPQVQERLTQQILVALQTLLGTNNVAVSIDAVHYCVKARGIRDATSATTTTSLGGLFKSSQNTRQEFLRAVRHHQG; encoded by the coding sequence ATGACTACATTAAGTAAAGAAGCGGCATTGGTTCATGCCGCGCTGGAATCGCGCGGTCTGGAAACCCCGTTACGCGGCGAAATGCTGGATCGTGAAACGCGCAAGCGTCGTATTCAGGAGCACATGACGGAAATCATGCAACTGCTGAACCTCGATCTGACCGACGACAGCCTGGCGGAAACCCCTCATCGTATCGCCAAAATGTACGTCGACGAGATTTTCTCCGGCCTGGATTACGCCAACTTCCCTAAAATCACCGTCATTGAAAATAAAATGAAGGTAGATGAAATGGTGACGGTGCGTGATATCACATTGACCAGCACCTGCGAACACCACTTCGTCACCATCGACGGCAAGGCCACCGTGGCTTATATTCCGAAAGATGCGGTGATTGGCCTGTCGAAAATCAACCGTATTGTGCAGTTCTTCGCCCAGCGCCCTCAGGTGCAGGAGCGTTTGACGCAGCAAATCCTGGTGGCTTTGCAAACGCTGCTGGGCACCAATAATGTGGCGGTATCTATCGATGCGGTCCATTATTGTGTCAAGGCGCGCGGTATCCGCGATGCGACCAGCGCCACGACCACCACCTCGTTGGGCGGACTGTTCAAGTCCAGCCAGAATACCCGTCAGGAATTCCTGCGTGCGGTACGCCATCATCAGGGGTAA